A region of Candidatus Dormiibacterota bacterium DNA encodes the following proteins:
- a CDS encoding redoxin domain-containing protein, producing MMQRMSRVLAAAAALGLAVALFHPAWAPAQPALNSIGIPSFDGNTGWINSPPLTPADLRGKTVLVDFFEYTCINCLRTLPYLREWYKRYHKYGFEIIAVHTPEFGFSGERANIEAAARRLGITWPIVMDDHNTIWNRYHNDAWPHEFLFAPNEQLVESLAGEGGYPDTERKIQLILKVTQPNLDLPPLMALLPQDSYDKPGAVCYPKTAESLVGHQSVADASGQSRTMVSDYADTGGHRDGAVYLQGYWHMTTDAAVSDAGNGYFAMRYHAIQVEIVMRPLHGPVRVAVTQDGKPVARGDAGTDLHYDANGNSYVEVDAPRAYDVIDNAQYAPNRELRLMPQGAGLGIYDLAFESCEVPGSH from the coding sequence ATGATGCAGCGTATGTCTCGCGTTTTGGCGGCGGCGGCCGCTCTCGGCCTGGCCGTCGCGCTCTTCCATCCCGCGTGGGCGCCCGCGCAGCCCGCGCTCAACAGCATCGGTATTCCGAGCTTCGACGGCAACACCGGCTGGATCAACAGCCCGCCGCTCACGCCCGCGGATCTGCGCGGCAAGACCGTGCTCGTCGACTTCTTCGAGTACACGTGCATCAACTGTCTGCGCACGCTGCCGTACCTGCGCGAGTGGTACAAACGTTATCACAAGTACGGCTTCGAGATCATCGCCGTGCACACGCCGGAGTTCGGTTTCTCGGGCGAGCGCGCGAACATCGAGGCGGCGGCGCGGCGCTTGGGGATCACGTGGCCGATCGTGATGGACGACCACAACACGATTTGGAATCGCTATCACAACGACGCCTGGCCGCACGAGTTTCTCTTCGCGCCCAACGAGCAGCTCGTCGAGAGCCTCGCCGGTGAGGGCGGATATCCCGACACCGAGCGCAAGATTCAGCTCATCTTGAAGGTAACGCAGCCGAATCTCGATCTGCCGCCGCTCATGGCGTTGCTTCCGCAGGACAGCTACGACAAGCCCGGCGCCGTCTGCTACCCGAAGACCGCCGAGTCGCTCGTCGGGCATCAGTCGGTCGCAGACGCGAGCGGTCAGAGCCGCACGATGGTCAGCGACTACGCCGACACCGGCGGTCATCGCGACGGCGCGGTCTATCTGCAAGGCTACTGGCACATGACGACCGACGCGGCGGTCTCGGACGCGGGCAACGGCTACTTCGCGATGCGCTACCACGCCATTCAAGTCGAGATCGTGATGCGTCCGTTGCACGGGCCGGTGCGCGTTGCCGTGACGCAGGACGGCAAGCCGGTCGCGCGCGGGGATGCCGGCACCGATCTTCACTACGATGCGAACGGCAACTCGTACGTCGAGGTCGACGCGCCGCGCGCGTACGACGTGATCGACAACGCGCAGTACGCGCCGAACCGCGAGCTTCGCTTGATGCCGCAAGGTGCGGGGCTGGGCATCTACGATCTCGCCTTCGAGTCCTGCGAGGTTCCCGGGTCTCACTAG
- a CDS encoding acyl-CoA dehydrogenase family protein gives MITPEQRAIRDVAAEIARREIAPHVAAWDREHVFPRELFATLSDAGLMGMLVPERYGGAGAGYVAYALAVEEIARVDAGCAATLSVHSMICAVIDRLGSEEQKRAWLPMLASQNAIAGFALTESDAGSDAANIRSSAALDGDAYVLSGRKQWCTNGRFAAVVMAMFRTGGPGAKGVSAFLVDPKTQGVRVERVTEKLGIRSSDTCDLGFDDARVPRSALLGAEGTGFAGAMTALAGGRIGIAAQAAGILAACLDASLAFASQRQAFGKPIGAFEGVSFKIARMATDLEAARLLVWKAASLADAGEPFVVEASEAKLFASTAARTHAAEAVQIHGGYGYTTEFPVERYYRDAKITEIYEGTSEIQQLIIARSLLGRLE, from the coding sequence ATGATTACCCCTGAGCAGCGCGCCATTCGCGACGTCGCCGCCGAGATCGCGCGCCGCGAGATCGCGCCGCACGTCGCGGCGTGGGATCGCGAGCACGTCTTCCCACGCGAGCTCTTTGCGACGCTCTCCGATGCGGGCCTGATGGGCATGCTCGTGCCGGAACGCTACGGCGGCGCCGGCGCGGGCTACGTGGCGTACGCGCTCGCGGTCGAGGAGATCGCGCGCGTCGACGCAGGCTGCGCGGCCACGCTCTCGGTGCACTCGATGATCTGCGCCGTCATCGACAGGCTCGGCAGCGAGGAGCAGAAGCGCGCATGGCTTCCGATGCTCGCGTCGCAGAACGCGATCGCGGGATTCGCGCTCACCGAATCCGACGCCGGAAGCGACGCCGCGAACATTCGCTCGAGCGCGGCGCTCGACGGCGACGCCTACGTGCTCTCCGGGCGCAAGCAGTGGTGCACGAACGGGCGCTTCGCCGCCGTCGTCATGGCGATGTTCCGCACCGGCGGCCCCGGTGCGAAGGGCGTCAGCGCGTTTCTCGTCGATCCTAAAACGCAGGGCGTGCGCGTGGAGCGTGTTACCGAGAAACTCGGCATCCGTTCCAGCGACACGTGCGATCTGGGATTCGACGACGCTCGCGTACCGCGCAGCGCGCTGCTCGGCGCAGAGGGCACCGGCTTTGCCGGCGCGATGACCGCGCTCGCCGGCGGCCGCATCGGGATCGCCGCGCAAGCCGCGGGAATCCTCGCGGCGTGTCTCGACGCTTCGCTGGCGTTCGCGTCGCAGCGCCAGGCGTTCGGGAAACCGATCGGCGCCTTCGAGGGCGTGTCGTTCAAGATCGCGCGCATGGCGACGGACCTCGAGGCGGCGCGTCTCTTGGTCTGGAAGGCGGCGTCGCTCGCCGATGCGGGCGAGCCGTTCGTCGTCGAAGCGAGCGAAGCGAAGCTCTTTGCCTCGACGGCGGCGCGCACGCACGCCGCGGAAGCGGTGCAGATTCACGGCGGCTACGGATACACGACGGAGTTCCCCGTCGAGCGGTACTATCGCGACGCGAAGATCACCGAAATCTACGAGGGCACCTCGGAGATCCAGCAGCTCATCATCGCGCGCTCGCTGCTCGGCCGGCTCGAGTAA
- a CDS encoding 3-hydroxybutyryl-CoA dehydrogenase yields MEIVVVGAGQMGAGIAQVAAQHGHTVLLNDRDGALIERGIASIRKNLDRAVEKSRITAMERDDALAKIRATPKLEHFTAQIAIEAATENLETKLDLLAVLDASLPSQAILASNTSSISITRLASATRRPQRVIGMHFMNPVPVMPLVEIVRGLETSDETCDAVRALAEQLGKTPVEVRDFPGFVSNRILLPMINEAIYALYEGVASAEAIDAVMKLGMNHPMGPLALADLIGLDTCLSVMQVLHDGFGDSKYRPCPLLAQYVAAGRLGRKSGRGFYDYP; encoded by the coding sequence GTGGAGATCGTAGTCGTCGGGGCGGGGCAGATGGGCGCGGGCATCGCGCAGGTTGCCGCGCAGCACGGCCATACGGTGCTTCTCAACGACCGCGACGGTGCGCTCATCGAGCGCGGCATCGCGTCGATACGCAAGAACCTCGATCGCGCGGTCGAGAAGTCGCGCATCACGGCGATGGAGCGCGACGACGCGCTTGCCAAGATTCGCGCGACGCCGAAGCTCGAACACTTCACGGCGCAGATTGCGATCGAGGCCGCAACCGAGAACCTGGAGACGAAGCTCGATCTCCTCGCGGTGCTCGATGCGTCTTTGCCGTCGCAGGCGATCCTCGCGAGCAACACCTCCTCGATCTCGATCACGCGGCTCGCGTCGGCGACGCGCCGCCCGCAGCGCGTCATCGGCATGCACTTCATGAATCCCGTTCCGGTGATGCCGCTCGTCGAAATCGTTCGCGGGCTCGAAACCTCCGACGAGACGTGCGACGCGGTGCGCGCGCTCGCCGAACAGCTCGGGAAGACGCCCGTCGAAGTGCGCGACTTCCCCGGGTTCGTCTCGAACCGCATCTTGCTGCCGATGATCAACGAGGCGATCTACGCGCTCTACGAAGGCGTCGCTTCGGCAGAGGCCATCGACGCGGTGATGAAGCTCGGGATGAACCATCCGATGGGCCCGCTCGCGCTCGCCGATCTGATCGGCCTCGACACGTGCCTCTCGGTCATGCAGGTGCTGCACGACGGCTTCGGCGATTCGAAGTACCGCCCGTGCCCACTGCTCGCGCAGTACGTCGCGGCCGGCCGGCTCGGGCGCAAGAGCGGCCGCGGCTTCTATGATTACCCCTGA
- a CDS encoding acetyl-CoA C-acyltransferase (Catalyzes the synthesis of acetoacetyl coenzyme A from two molecules of acetyl coenzyme A. It can also act as a thiolase, catalyzing the reverse reaction and generating two-carbon units from the four-carbon product of fatty acid oxidation), producing MTSTVVLGIARTPFGKLGGTLASLPATTLGAAALVHAIEAAAVDPSDVEHVIFGQVLQAGAGQNPARQVLFKAGLAKSVTAETVNKVCASGMLAVASAMRSINAEALRVVGAGGMESMSNAPYLLRDARFGYRFGDGTLVDAMIYDGLWDQYFPMTMSAQGAIVATELKLSREEQDRFAYESHRRAHAAHEAGNFAGEIVPLRVANKAKDKLVVERLPRRGELRVPVEVGGRGGVWDHTPSERFTLDYERYAPFTTSELPHTVVDRDEAVRADASIEALAKLKPLEREGTITAGNAPGVNDGAAALVLADARFAKERGHEALATIVDHAGVAWDSPYIALTPAMAAQKLMDKNGVNARDVHVWEINEAFSSVAIVSARNLGLDLDRVNAYGGAVAMGHPIGASGARLAATVINQLRKRGGGLGIAAICSGGGQGDALLIRVE from the coding sequence ATGACGTCCACGGTCGTTCTCGGAATAGCGCGCACCCCGTTCGGAAAACTCGGCGGCACGCTCGCATCGCTGCCCGCAACCACGCTCGGTGCGGCGGCGCTCGTTCACGCCATCGAGGCAGCGGCAGTCGATCCTTCGGACGTCGAACACGTTATCTTCGGCCAGGTGCTGCAGGCGGGCGCCGGCCAGAATCCGGCCCGGCAGGTGCTCTTCAAAGCGGGGTTGGCCAAGAGCGTCACCGCCGAAACCGTCAACAAGGTGTGCGCCTCGGGCATGCTCGCGGTTGCGAGCGCGATGCGCAGCATCAACGCGGAAGCGCTGCGCGTCGTGGGCGCCGGCGGCATGGAGTCGATGTCCAACGCACCGTACCTGTTGCGCGACGCGCGCTTCGGATACCGTTTCGGCGACGGCACGCTCGTCGACGCGATGATCTACGACGGTCTGTGGGACCAGTATTTTCCGATGACGATGTCGGCGCAGGGAGCGATCGTCGCGACCGAGCTGAAGCTCTCGCGCGAAGAACAGGATCGCTTTGCCTACGAGAGCCACCGCCGCGCGCACGCGGCGCACGAAGCCGGCAACTTCGCCGGCGAGATCGTGCCGCTGCGCGTCGCGAACAAAGCGAAGGATAAGCTCGTCGTCGAGCGCCTGCCGCGCCGCGGCGAGCTGCGCGTCCCAGTCGAAGTCGGCGGCCGCGGCGGCGTCTGGGATCACACGCCGTCGGAGCGGTTCACGCTGGATTACGAACGCTACGCACCGTTTACCACGAGCGAGCTGCCGCACACGGTCGTCGACCGCGACGAAGCGGTGCGCGCCGACGCGAGCATCGAAGCGCTGGCGAAGCTCAAGCCCCTCGAGCGGGAGGGGACGATTACCGCCGGCAACGCGCCGGGCGTCAACGACGGTGCGGCGGCGCTCGTTCTCGCCGACGCACGCTTCGCGAAAGAACGCGGGCACGAGGCGCTCGCCACCATCGTCGATCACGCGGGCGTTGCCTGGGACTCGCCGTACATCGCGCTGACGCCGGCGATGGCCGCGCAGAAGCTCATGGACAAGAACGGCGTGAATGCCCGCGACGTGCACGTGTGGGAGATCAACGAGGCCTTCTCGTCCGTTGCGATCGTGTCGGCGCGTAATCTCGGCCTCGACCTCGACCGCGTCAACGCCTACGGTGGCGCGGTTGCGATGGGCCATCCGATCGGCGCTTCCGGCGCGCGTCTGGCTGCGACCGTCATCAACCAGCTGCGTAAACGCGGCGGCGGCCTCGGCATCGCCGCGATCTGCTCGGGCGGCGGGCAAGGCGACGCGCTCCTGATCCGCGTCGAGTAA